The Mytilus trossulus isolate FHL-02 chromosome 3, PNRI_Mtr1.1.1.hap1, whole genome shotgun sequence genome contains a region encoding:
- the LOC134711322 gene encoding complement C1q tumor necrosis factor-related protein 6-like → MFRTTVTVFMLLMMMVKVESASNTELHNGLIQDLLNMKMKIKGSSSVSTCTCQKKVIAFTASMSAPKSLTPLAIVKFDKVWTNAGQGYDTNSGFFTAPKKGYYQISTTVMSSHGKYFNASLWKNDEKTVGLYPGQGPGTGSADIVLELKKGDRVFVKHHDNKGSQTIFSNTNHHSMFSGFLIS, encoded by the exons ATGTTTAGGACAACTGTGACAGTTTTCATGTTATTGATGATGATGGTTAAAGTGGAGTCTGCCAGTAATACTGAACTTC ATAATGGCCTCATTCAAGATCTTCTTAATATGAAGATGAAGATAAAAGGTTCCAGTtcag TTTCTACCTGTACCTGTCAGAAGAAGGTTATTGCTTTCACAGCTTCTATGTCAGCTCCTAAATCTCTTACTCCTCTAGCAATTGTTAAGTTTGATAAAGTTTGGACCAATGCTGGTCAAGGATATGACACAAATTCTGGATTTTTCACAGCACCAAAGAAAGGGTACTATCAAATAAGCACAACAGTTATGTCTAGTcatggaaaatattttaatgcatCTCTatggaaaaatgatgaaaaaactGTAGGATTGTACCCTGGACAAGGTCCTGGTACAGGTTCTGCTGATATTGTACTCGAATTAAAGAAAGGAGATCGTGTGTTTGTTAAACATCATGATAATAAAGGCAGTCAGACAATCTTCAGTAATACGAATCATCACAGCATGTTTTCTGGCTTTCTTATCTCTTAA